The following are from one region of the Bactrocera oleae isolate idBacOlea1 chromosome 6, idBacOlea1, whole genome shotgun sequence genome:
- the Hn gene encoding protein henna gives MMAERQTSFDKPTRFDGTSYIAEGIDKNESRSTCLLYTLKEQSSGSLAKSLKIFTHYNVNLLHIESRSSVRVPGYEFFVECDTTSGAIGKAIDELRGECSYFNIISRDYKDNSAAVPWFPRRIRDLDRFANQILSYGSELNSDHPGFTDPVYRQRRQYFADIAYNYKHGEPLPRVEYTKEEVETWGIMFKNLTKLYKTHACREYNHVFPLLVDNCGYKEDNIPQLEDVSNFLKDCTGFTLRPVAGLLSSRDFIAGLAFRVFHSTQYIRHPSKPMYTPEPDVCHELMGHVPLFADPAFAQFSQEIGLASLGAPDDYIEKLATIFWFTVEYGLCRQDGDLKAYGAGLLSSYGELEYCLTDKPQLRDFEPTVTGSTKYPITQFQEVYYVSESFESAKEKTIKFANSIPRPFGVRYNAYTQSIEVLDSKKQIRNLMDDINSEFQILQNAVEKLKV, from the exons GCATTGACAAGAATGAGTCGCGTAGCACTTGCCTTTTGTACACACTGAAAGAACAAAGCAGCGGCTCGCTTGCGAAGAGTTTAAAAATCTTCACGCACTACAACGTCAATCTGCTGCACATCGAATCGCGCTCATCCGTTCGTGTGCCCGGTTATGAGTTCTTTGTGGAATGTGACACCACATCTGGGGCAATTGGCAAGGCCATTGATGAGTTGCGTGGGGAATGCAGTTACTTCAATATAATATCACGTGATTACAAGGATAATAGTGCGGCGGTGCCATGGTTTCCGCGCAGAATAAGAGATCTTGATCGTTTCGCTAATCAGATTTTAAGTTATGGCTCGGAATTGAATTCTGATCATCCTGGTTTCACCGATCCCGTTTATCGTCAACGAAGGCAA TACTTTGCCGATATCGCTTACAACTATAAACATGGCGAACCTTTACCACGCGTCGAGTACACCAAAGAAGAGGTTGAGACTTGGGGTATAATGTTTAAAAACCTAACTAAATTGTACAAAACGCATGCTTGCCGTGAATATAATCACGTGTTTCCTTTGCTGGTTGATAATTGTGGTTACAAAGAGGACAACATACCACAATTGGAGGATGTTTCGAACTTTTTGAAAG attgTACCGGCTTTACTTTACGCCCAGTCGCTGGCTTACTCTCTTCACGCGATTTCATTGCGGGGCTTGCTTTCCGTGTCTTCCATTCCACACAGTATATACGCCATCCCAGCAAACCGATGTATACACCTGAACCAGATGTTTGTCATGAACTTATGGGACACGTACCGTTATTCGCTGATCCCGCATTTGCACAATTCAGTCAGGAAATCGGCTTAGCGTCTTTGGGTGCACCCGATGATTATATCGAGAAGCTGGCAACT ATCTTCTGGTTCACCGTTGAGTATGGCCTGTGTCGCCAAGATGGCGATCTTAAAGCCTACGGTGCTGGTTTACTCTCGTCCTACGGCGAATTAGAGTATTGTCTTACCGATAAGCCACAATTACGTGACTTTGAGCCAACAGTCACCGGAAGTACCAAATATCCGATTACGCAATTCCAAGAGGTATACTATGTATCGGAGAGTTTCGAGAGCGCCAAAGAGAAGACAAT CAAATTCGCCAATTCCATACCACGTCCCTTCGGTGTACGCTATAATGCCTATACGCAGAGTATCGAAGTACTTGACTCAAAGAAGCAGATTCGCAATCTGATGGACGATATCAACTCAGAGTTTCAGATTCTACAAAACGCCGTGGAGAAGTTGAAAGTGTAG